The proteins below are encoded in one region of bacterium:
- a CDS encoding Ig-like domain-containing protein — protein MKNLFCCMITVCVFSLSAFSEPIHIAINDDKASPHYGSLEIFGIDLTILEKIEKCSLNTGQWQLFWDIYIGNELPYSENDPSILGEYTIEHDVIRFKPKFGFTAGIGYTAFVDVGKLYALIHEPVENRATKITYTFQMAGEKKQSNAKVEKIFPTSDILPMNLLKVYIYFSEPMRRGQAYDHIRLFNVSTGIYEEDAFLAAPTELWDHEQKRLTLFFDPGRIKRDLAPNLQLGLPLKEGYQYRLEIDKDWKDVYGNSLTTSFEKNFIIGPADRVSPDEKKWTLTIPNAETSQPLVLKFNEPMDEALLNRLLTIYDNAGKEVEGSIQVDDHEQRWIYTPLKPWQYGNYQLKIDTRLEDLAGNDIMQLFDVDLNNLLYQKRDEKEVVLTFIAQ, from the coding sequence ATGAAAAATTTATTTTGTTGCATGATCACGGTTTGCGTCTTCTCGTTATCGGCATTTTCGGAGCCTATACATATAGCCATCAACGATGATAAGGCCAGCCCTCATTACGGATCTCTTGAAATTTTCGGAATCGATCTGACGATTTTGGAGAAAATTGAAAAATGTTCGTTGAATACCGGACAATGGCAGCTTTTTTGGGATATCTATATCGGCAATGAGTTGCCCTATTCTGAAAACGATCCTTCAATTTTAGGAGAATATACCATTGAACATGACGTAATCCGATTCAAACCCAAATTTGGTTTTACTGCGGGCATCGGCTACACTGCTTTTGTGGATGTGGGAAAACTGTACGCACTGATCCATGAACCGGTCGAAAATCGTGCGACTAAAATAACTTATACATTTCAAATGGCCGGAGAAAAAAAGCAATCAAACGCAAAAGTTGAAAAAATTTTTCCGACCTCCGATATTCTTCCGATGAATTTACTCAAAGTCTACATTTACTTTTCCGAACCCATGCGTCGCGGACAAGCTTATGATCACATCCGTTTATTCAATGTATCGACGGGGATCTACGAAGAAGATGCTTTTCTCGCCGCACCGACAGAACTCTGGGATCACGAACAGAAACGATTGACTTTGTTTTTTGACCCGGGAAGAATCAAGCGGGATCTTGCACCCAATCTTCAACTTGGGTTGCCGTTGAAAGAAGGATATCAATACCGGTTAGAAATTGATAAAGATTGGAAAGACGTTTATGGTAATTCTCTGACGACATCGTTTGAAAAAAATTTCATTATCGGACCTGCAGACCGCGTATCACCGGATGAAAAAAAATGGACTCTGACCATTCCCAACGCAGAAACGTCACAGCCACTCGTATTGAAATTTAATGAACCGATGGATGAAGCCTTACTAAATCGATTGCTCACAATCTATGATAACGCTGGCAAAGAAGTAGAAGGCAGCATCCAGGTCGATGATCACGAGCAACGCTGGATTTACACGCCTTTGAAACCCTGGCAATATGGAAACTACCAATTAAAAATTGATACCCGACTAGAAGACCTGGCCGGAAATGACATTATGCAATTGTTTGATGTAGACCTTAATAATCTGCTTTATCAAAAAAGAGACGAAAAAGAAGTAGTGTTGACGTTTATTGCTCAATAA